From a single Bacillus sp. NEB1478 genomic region:
- a CDS encoding alpha-glucosidase yields the protein MERVWWKEAVGYQIYPRSFQDSNGDGIGDLKGIIQRLDYIKDLGIDVIWICPMYKSPNDDNGYDISDYQDIMEDFGTMEDFDALLNEVHKRDMKLIIDLVLNHTSDEHQWFIESRSSKDNPKRDWYIWKDGKDGKEPNNWESIFSGSAWEYDEKTDQYYLHVFSTKQPDVNWENPEVRDALYDTVNWWLDKGIDGFRIDAISHIKKRPGFPDMPNPKKEKYVSSFDMHMNQKGIHTFLQEFKDRTYANYDVMTVGEANGVKIDEADLWVGKENGKMDMIFQFEHLGLWDAETNPDLNIVELKKVLTRWQKGLEKEGWNALFIENHDKPRVVSTWGNDDEFWYESATSMGAMYFLMQGTPFIYQGQEIGMTNVQFESIDDYDDVAVKNMYRIKREEGVPHEDIMAVIWASSRDNSRTPMQWNSDVNAGFSAAVPWMKVNPNYIEINVEKQEKDEKSILNFYKKMISLKKENEIFTYGPYDLLLEEDKQIYAYTRTLGEEKVVVITNLSKSEATFESELILNSDKLLLANLDTKAHDNATSITLQPYEARVYRV from the coding sequence ATGGAAAGAGTTTGGTGGAAAGAAGCCGTTGGCTATCAAATATACCCTCGCAGCTTCCAAGATTCAAACGGAGACGGAATCGGTGATTTAAAAGGAATCATACAGCGTCTGGATTACATTAAGGATCTAGGAATCGATGTGATCTGGATCTGCCCGATGTACAAGTCACCAAATGATGATAATGGATATGATATTTCGGATTATCAAGACATTATGGAAGACTTCGGTACGATGGAAGATTTCGATGCGTTATTAAACGAAGTGCATAAGCGCGATATGAAGCTCATCATCGACCTTGTTTTGAATCACACGAGTGACGAGCACCAGTGGTTCATCGAATCACGTTCATCTAAAGACAATCCGAAGCGTGACTGGTACATTTGGAAAGACGGCAAAGACGGTAAAGAGCCAAACAACTGGGAAAGCATCTTTTCAGGCTCTGCTTGGGAATATGATGAAAAAACAGACCAGTATTACCTTCACGTTTTCTCCACTAAACAGCCTGATGTGAACTGGGAAAATCCTGAAGTACGCGACGCTCTTTACGATACGGTTAACTGGTGGCTAGATAAAGGCATCGATGGATTCCGAATTGATGCGATCAGTCATATTAAAAAACGTCCCGGTTTCCCTGATATGCCGAATCCAAAGAAAGAGAAGTATGTCTCTTCCTTCGATATGCACATGAACCAAAAAGGAATCCATACATTCCTCCAAGAGTTCAAAGACCGCACATATGCCAACTACGATGTGATGACGGTTGGTGAAGCGAACGGTGTAAAAATTGACGAAGCTGACCTTTGGGTAGGCAAAGAAAATGGAAAGATGGACATGATCTTCCAATTCGAACATTTAGGTCTATGGGATGCTGAAACAAATCCTGATTTAAATATCGTAGAATTGAAGAAAGTGCTGACCCGCTGGCAAAAAGGTCTTGAAAAAGAAGGCTGGAATGCCCTTTTCATCGAAAATCATGACAAACCTCGAGTTGTTTCCACTTGGGGGAACGATGATGAGTTCTGGTATGAGAGCGCAACAAGCATGGGTGCAATGTACTTCCTTATGCAAGGTACACCATTCATTTATCAAGGTCAGGAAATCGGGATGACAAACGTTCAGTTTGAATCGATCGACGACTATGATGATGTTGCGGTTAAAAACATGTACCGCATCAAGCGTGAGGAAGGCGTGCCGCACGAAGACATCATGGCCGTAATCTGGGCTTCATCCCGTGACAACAGCCGTACACCGATGCAGTGGAACAGCGATGTTAATGCTGGCTTCTCAGCTGCTGTTCCATGGATGAAAGTAAATCCAAATTATATTGAAATAAACGTAGAAAAGCAGGAAAAGGATGAAAAATCGATCCTGAACTTCTACAAAAAGATGATTTCCTTGAAGAAAGAAAACGAGATTTTCACGTATGGACCATATGATTTACTGCTTGAAGAAGATAAGCAAATCTATGCTTACACACGTACATTAGGTGAAGAAAAAGTTGTTGTAATCACGAACTTGTCAAAAAGTGAAGCAACGTTTGAATCAGAGCTTATCTTAAATTCAGATAAATTGCTGCTGGCGAACTTAGACACAAAAGCACACGATAATGCAACAAGCATCACACTTCAGCCTTACGAAGCACGTGTTTATCGCGTTTAA
- a CDS encoding endonuclease/exonuclease/phosphatase family protein: protein MKLLTLNVHGWQEENQMEKLQNLARDIASERYDVIALQEVMQSIDAPVVKGNIKEDNYALVLIQLLQEHGVHDYDFVWDMAHYGFVTYEEGLAILSRHPIHSHKSFFVTELQDMNIWKTRKIVQANISYQEKELHFFSGHFGWWNDEVAPFKEQIDAFFKQVPEDGLSFLMGDLNNDANVRGEGFDYVKVNGFSDTYEMAEEKDDGITIKGAIAGWNQNGTEDGRRIDYILSNQPLNVQYSLVRFNGKETPVVSDHAGVTVKIDLEN, encoded by the coding sequence ATGAAACTATTAACGTTGAATGTCCATGGCTGGCAAGAAGAAAACCAGATGGAGAAGCTTCAAAACCTCGCTCGCGACATTGCTAGTGAGCGTTACGATGTAATCGCGCTTCAAGAAGTCATGCAATCGATTGACGCTCCTGTTGTAAAAGGGAATATTAAAGAAGATAACTATGCGTTAGTGCTTATTCAGCTTTTACAAGAACACGGTGTTCACGATTACGATTTTGTCTGGGACATGGCGCATTATGGTTTTGTTACGTATGAAGAAGGACTGGCTATCTTAAGCCGTCACCCTATTCACTCTCATAAAAGCTTTTTTGTAACTGAACTGCAGGATATGAACATCTGGAAGACTCGAAAAATCGTGCAGGCAAACATCTCTTATCAAGAAAAAGAACTTCACTTTTTTTCCGGTCACTTCGGCTGGTGGAATGATGAGGTTGCACCTTTTAAAGAACAGATTGATGCATTCTTTAAACAAGTTCCTGAAGATGGCTTGTCATTCTTGATGGGAGATCTAAACAACGACGCAAACGTAAGAGGCGAAGGCTTCGATTATGTAAAAGTGAACGGATTTTCTGATACGTACGAAATGGCTGAGGAAAAAGATGATGGCATTACGATCAAAGGGGCAATTGCCGGCTGGAACCAGAACGGCACTGAAGACGGCCGCAGAATCGATTACATCTTAAGCAATCAGCCACTAAACGTTCAGTATTCATTAGTTCGTTTTAACGGAAAAGAAACACCGGTCGTATCCGATCATGCCGGTGTCACAGTGAAAATAGATTTAGAAAACTAG
- a CDS encoding DEAD/DEAH box helicase, with translation MSFQDLGVSAAFSDLLMQYGIAEPTPIQKETIPLILEGQDIVGQAQTGTGKTLAFVLPILQKIDPEKDAIQGLIVAPTRELAIQITAEVRKLTESLGEIHVLAVYGGQDVIAQMHKLQGKVHLVVGTPGRILDHIRRETIDFSEVSTFVLDEADQMLHIGFLDDIEDIMDQVPETRQTLLFSATMPDEVRKLAETYTKNPKDIQIKTKRITLKEIRQRVVVTTDRGKQNDLVRSIRLLRPYLAIIFCRTKRRVSKLNEALQTMGYNSDELHGDLSQAKREDVMMRFREGEIQFLVATDVAARGLDVEGVTHVFNYDIALDSESYIHRIGRTGRAGGKGLAVTFVAPKDRKLLQIIERDTEQTLRTLELDMF, from the coding sequence ATGAGTTTTCAAGATTTGGGAGTGAGTGCTGCTTTTTCAGATTTGTTAATGCAGTACGGAATTGCTGAACCGACACCTATTCAAAAAGAAACAATTCCGCTCATTTTAGAAGGACAGGATATCGTTGGTCAGGCGCAGACGGGAACAGGAAAGACGCTTGCTTTCGTACTGCCTATTCTGCAAAAAATAGATCCTGAAAAAGATGCAATTCAAGGGCTGATTGTAGCCCCTACCAGAGAACTTGCGATTCAGATCACAGCTGAGGTGCGAAAGTTAACGGAATCACTTGGTGAAATCCATGTGCTTGCTGTATATGGCGGACAAGATGTAATTGCGCAAATGCACAAACTGCAAGGGAAAGTACATCTTGTTGTGGGAACACCCGGAAGAATTCTAGATCATATCAGACGGGAGACGATTGATTTTTCAGAAGTATCCACGTTTGTGTTGGATGAAGCGGATCAGATGCTTCATATCGGATTCTTAGACGATATTGAAGATATTATGGATCAAGTTCCAGAGACTAGGCAGACCTTGCTTTTTTCAGCGACGATGCCTGATGAAGTGAGGAAACTGGCTGAAACGTATACGAAAAATCCGAAAGACATCCAAATCAAAACAAAACGGATTACGTTAAAAGAAATTCGCCAGAGGGTAGTGGTGACGACGGATCGAGGGAAGCAAAATGATTTAGTTCGCTCTATTCGGCTGCTTCGTCCGTATTTAGCGATCATCTTTTGCCGGACGAAAAGGCGTGTCAGCAAGCTGAATGAAGCGCTGCAGACGATGGGCTATAACAGTGATGAACTTCATGGAGATTTGTCACAAGCAAAAAGGGAAGACGTGATGATGCGGTTTCGTGAGGGTGAGATTCAATTTCTAGTCGCAACAGATGTAGCGGCACGCGGACTGGATGTAGAGGGTGTCACTCATGTGTTTAACTATGACATCGCACTTGATTCAGAGAGCTATATCCACCGGATTGGAAGAACAGGAAGAGCAGGCGGAAAAGGTTTGGCGGTAACATTTGTTGCCCCAAAAGACCGGAAGCTATTGCAGATCATTGAAAGAGACACGGAGCAGACGCTGAGAACATTAGAGCTTGATATGTTTTAA
- a CDS encoding aminoglycoside adenylyltransferase domain-containing protein, with amino-acid sequence MEHLRDDVREYLELYTAFLLEVMPADRIHGIYLYGSLALGAFDPDKSDIDFITVLNDKISKRDEELLKFVHLRSNSNRYGEKMDGCYLTVDQIGKHNHELAQYPFYAEGKMHSGHYDLNNITWWLLQKKGIVVYGEPIAALNLNVQWSDVENTLNDNLNTYWNEKLERDMCFFYDDWIEFCVITVCRILLSLKHKTIFSKTEAVAKTLPLLPSLYHPILLEGSRIRTNPESESYYHSKAIRREDMKRFLTYIISFCNETYKLEKT; translated from the coding sequence ATGGAACATTTACGAGACGATGTACGCGAATATTTAGAGCTTTACACCGCATTTTTATTAGAGGTCATGCCTGCAGATCGGATTCATGGTATCTATCTATATGGTTCTCTTGCTCTTGGCGCGTTTGATCCAGATAAGAGTGATATTGATTTTATAACGGTGTTAAATGATAAGATTAGTAAGCGGGATGAGGAGCTGCTGAAGTTTGTTCACTTAAGAAGCAATTCCAATCGTTATGGGGAGAAAATGGATGGTTGCTACTTAACGGTTGATCAGATCGGAAAGCATAATCATGAACTAGCACAATATCCGTTTTATGCAGAAGGAAAAATGCATAGCGGGCATTATGATTTGAATAATATTACTTGGTGGCTTCTCCAGAAAAAAGGAATTGTCGTGTACGGAGAGCCTATTGCCGCGCTAAATTTAAATGTGCAGTGGAGCGATGTTGAAAACACGCTGAATGATAACTTAAATACATACTGGAACGAAAAATTAGAACGAGACATGTGTTTCTTTTATGATGACTGGATTGAATTTTGTGTAATAACTGTGTGCAGAATCCTCTTGTCTTTAAAACACAAAACCATTTTCAGCAAGACAGAAGCAGTCGCAAAGACCTTACCTCTATTACCATCACTGTATCACCCGATACTATTAGAGGGGTCACGGATAAGAACAAATCCTGAATCAGAGTCGTACTATCATTCAAAAGCGATTCGAAGGGAAGACATGAAACGCTTTTTGACGTACATTATTTCGTTTTGTAATGAAACTTATAAACTTGAAAAAACGTAA
- a CDS encoding PTS transporter subunit IIBC has protein sequence MRFQNTEERYILKEEIVLKQRKKLISFDFWQKLGKALLVVVAVMPAAGLMISLGKVIAMTADDIVFVQAIARVMEDIGWAIITNLHILFAVAIGGSWAKERAGGAFAAVIAFILINRITGAIFGVNSAMMLEEGAKVKSLFGERLIVGDYFTSVLGAPALNMGVFIGIISGFLGAVLFNKYYNYNKLPNALAFFNGKRFVPFAVILWSVITALVLAIVWPFIQSALNDFGRWIATSRNTAPVIAPFVFGTLERLLLPFGLHHMLTVPINYTGLGGTYQIMTGSGAGSSVAGQDPLWLAWINDLNNFRAAGDTASYNALLNDVVPARFKMGQVVLSTASLVAIALAMYMNVDKDKRTKYKSMFLSAALAVFLTGVTEPIEFMFMFAAPLLYVVYAITTGLAFAVADLIHVRVHAFGFIELLTRTPLLVKAGLTRDLINFAFTCIVFFGLNFSIFYVLIKKFNLPTPGRAGNYIETTEADSASAPAQNEAAAGLGLDNSQASAIIGLLGGSANIEDVDACMTRLRITVKDINNVAAEKEWKENGALGLILKDRGVQAIYGPKADVLKSDIQDRLEM, from the coding sequence ATGCGATTTCAAAACACCGAAGAAAGATATATACTAAAGGAGGAAATCGTTTTGAAACAACGTAAAAAACTCATTTCGTTTGATTTTTGGCAAAAGCTTGGAAAAGCGCTGCTCGTAGTAGTAGCAGTTATGCCCGCTGCCGGTTTAATGATATCACTAGGTAAGGTTATCGCCATGACGGCAGATGACATTGTATTTGTGCAAGCGATTGCCCGTGTAATGGAAGATATCGGATGGGCGATCATCACAAACCTTCACATCTTGTTCGCTGTAGCCATCGGTGGTTCATGGGCAAAAGAACGTGCTGGCGGTGCGTTTGCCGCAGTTATCGCCTTTATTCTGATCAACCGAATCACAGGTGCTATTTTCGGAGTAAACAGTGCCATGATGCTCGAAGAAGGAGCAAAAGTTAAATCTCTTTTTGGGGAAAGACTTATTGTTGGTGATTACTTTACATCTGTACTTGGTGCTCCGGCTCTAAACATGGGTGTATTTATCGGAATCATTTCTGGTTTCCTTGGTGCAGTACTTTTCAATAAATACTATAACTACAACAAGCTACCTAATGCACTAGCATTCTTTAACGGAAAGCGCTTTGTACCCTTTGCCGTTATTTTATGGTCCGTGATCACAGCTTTAGTTCTTGCAATTGTTTGGCCGTTCATTCAGTCGGCTCTAAATGATTTCGGACGCTGGATTGCCACATCACGAAATACAGCTCCGGTTATTGCACCGTTTGTTTTTGGTACACTGGAGCGTCTGCTATTGCCGTTCGGACTTCACCACATGCTGACAGTACCGATCAATTACACAGGACTCGGTGGAACTTATCAGATCATGACAGGTTCCGGAGCTGGTTCATCAGTTGCCGGTCAAGATCCCTTATGGCTTGCATGGATTAATGATTTAAACAATTTCCGTGCTGCTGGAGATACAGCATCTTATAACGCTTTATTAAATGATGTTGTACCTGCTCGTTTTAAAATGGGACAAGTCGTCCTTTCAACTGCTTCACTTGTCGCGATAGCTCTTGCCATGTACATGAATGTTGATAAAGATAAGCGTACAAAATATAAATCTATGTTTTTATCTGCTGCACTTGCTGTCTTTTTGACTGGGGTAACAGAACCGATCGAGTTTATGTTCATGTTTGCAGCACCTCTTCTTTATGTGGTGTATGCAATCACGACTGGTCTTGCATTTGCAGTAGCTGACTTGATTCACGTTCGTGTTCACGCATTTGGTTTTATCGAATTATTAACTCGTACACCCTTGCTCGTTAAAGCAGGGTTGACACGCGACTTAATTAACTTTGCTTTCACATGCATTGTATTTTTCGGACTAAACTTTTCAATCTTTTATGTATTGATTAAAAAGTTTAACTTGCCGACTCCTGGACGTGCAGGGAACTATATCGAAACAACCGAAGCTGATTCTGCTTCAGCTCCTGCTCAAAACGAAGCTGCTGCAGGACTAGGACTGGATAATTCTCAAGCTTCTGCAATCATTGGCCTTTTAGGCGGATCAGCAAACATTGAAGACGTTGACGCATGTATGACTCGTCTGCGTATAACGGTTAAAGATATTAATAATGTTGCGGCCGAAAAAGAATGGAAAGAAAACGGAGCACTTGGTCTTATCCTTAAAGATAGAGGAGTTCAAGCGATTTACGGACCAAAAGCCGACGTATTAAAATCTGATATTCAAGATCGTTTGGAGATGTAA
- a CDS encoding aminoimidazole riboside kinase: MKQGVISLGEALVDFIPTDETNMTYQKSPGGAPANVAVGLARLGCPSTFLGKVGDDVLGRFMIDTLKGYGVNTFHMYKTDHVRTGAVFVTLSENGEREFDFYISPSADRFLDEKEVQPSLFQEHKILHFGSISLIDDPSKSATEKAVKLARKNGMWVSYDPNLRLSLWKTPALARERILSMLPHADIVKISEEELEFITGLKKVEEGIKILQQYDIPLLFITLGEDGSYTVTKDGGEYIPAKTTGAIDTTGAGDAYVSGILYGLNAYNGELKDLTLEKACEMAQFASVSGGLAVSVKGAMTALPTLEQIQQELAPK, from the coding sequence ATGAAACAGGGAGTCATATCGCTAGGTGAAGCCCTCGTTGATTTTATCCCGACGGATGAAACGAATATGACGTATCAAAAAAGTCCAGGCGGTGCACCCGCTAATGTGGCAGTTGGACTGGCAAGACTCGGCTGTCCATCTACTTTTTTAGGGAAGGTCGGCGATGATGTACTTGGCCGTTTTATGATTGATACGCTAAAAGGATATGGCGTAAACACATTTCATATGTACAAAACTGATCATGTGCGGACAGGTGCAGTATTTGTGACTTTATCTGAAAACGGCGAGCGGGAATTTGATTTCTATATCAGCCCGAGTGCAGACCGTTTTTTGGATGAAAAAGAAGTGCAGCCGAGCTTGTTCCAAGAGCATAAAATTTTGCATTTCGGATCGATTTCACTTATTGATGATCCTTCAAAAAGTGCAACTGAAAAAGCGGTAAAACTTGCCCGTAAGAACGGTATGTGGGTTTCATATGACCCTAACTTAAGGCTTTCTCTATGGAAAACACCTGCATTAGCTCGTGAAAGAATTCTTTCGATGCTGCCTCATGCGGATATTGTGAAAATTTCTGAAGAAGAGCTCGAGTTTATCACAGGACTTAAAAAGGTAGAAGAAGGCATTAAAATTCTTCAGCAATACGATATTCCGCTCCTTTTCATTACATTAGGCGAGGACGGAAGCTATACTGTAACAAAAGATGGCGGCGAGTATATTCCTGCAAAAACAACGGGAGCCATTGATACGACCGGTGCTGGGGATGCTTATGTTTCGGGCATATTATACGGATTGAACGCGTATAATGGTGAACTCAAAGATTTAACACTTGAAAAAGCGTGTGAAATGGCACAGTTTGCAAGTGTGTCCGGCGGGCTTGCCGTATCAGTTAAAGGTGCAATGACAGCACTTCCGACTTTAGAACAAATTCAGCAAGAGCTTGCACCAAAATAA
- a CDS encoding acyl-CoA desaturase, whose product MKDLQSFGWYAAKIAPKLPKEAFKPVPSRLWGGLAYLLIAIAGILVIGLLNNLHPGLGIGIAIILGTCFAGMGFLGHEILHGTVIRKPWLRDFLGAVAFWPLSVGPKLWRKWHNTTHHVHTQHDEKDPDAWPTLENLSHNSFLQKVYKLPMWMRSIVSFAFLSISFTTHGLFMFKRFIKEFKPSKRPSVWIQLLLPWATWIGLLIWLGPVKWFFAVLIPLLIANAIVMSYISTNHRLNPITDVNDPLANSLTVTVPKWVDVLHFNFSYHTEHHLFPGMSPKYYPLVKKYIKEMWPERYHEMPHWQALVTLWKTPRIYMNNHQFVDPAPGNVYQSLGHGLNPNRITYQKGERDQEIETPNQEPKSIH is encoded by the coding sequence TTGAAAGACTTACAATCTTTTGGCTGGTATGCAGCCAAAATCGCTCCCAAATTGCCAAAAGAGGCATTCAAGCCAGTACCATCACGGTTATGGGGAGGATTAGCATATTTATTGATAGCTATCGCCGGTATTTTAGTAATCGGCTTATTAAATAATTTACATCCTGGATTAGGAATTGGAATTGCGATCATTTTAGGAACATGTTTTGCTGGAATGGGCTTTTTAGGACATGAAATCCTGCACGGAACGGTTATTCGCAAGCCGTGGCTGCGTGACTTTTTAGGCGCTGTTGCTTTTTGGCCGTTAAGTGTTGGACCGAAGCTATGGCGCAAATGGCATAACACGACTCATCACGTGCACACACAGCATGATGAGAAAGACCCTGATGCATGGCCGACACTGGAAAACTTGTCACACAATTCGTTCTTGCAAAAGGTGTACAAGCTTCCGATGTGGATGCGTTCAATCGTAAGTTTTGCATTTTTATCGATTTCGTTTACGACGCATGGACTATTCATGTTTAAACGTTTTATAAAAGAATTTAAGCCGAGCAAACGACCATCAGTTTGGATCCAGCTGTTATTGCCATGGGCAACTTGGATTGGTTTGTTAATTTGGCTAGGTCCTGTTAAGTGGTTCTTTGCGGTATTAATTCCGCTCTTGATTGCAAATGCAATCGTCATGAGCTACATTTCAACGAATCACCGCTTAAATCCGATTACGGATGTGAACGATCCACTGGCAAACAGCTTAACGGTTACGGTACCAAAATGGGTGGATGTACTGCATTTCAACTTTTCTTATCATACGGAACATCATTTGTTCCCTGGAATGAGTCCGAAATATTATCCGCTCGTGAAAAAATATATTAAAGAAATGTGGCCTGAGCGTTATCACGAAATGCCTCACTGGCAAGCTCTCGTAACGCTGTGGAAAACGCCGCGTATTTATATGAACAATCATCAATTTGTTGATCCGGCACCGGGCAACGTTTACCAATCACTTGGACATGGACTTAATCCAAATCGCATCACTTACCAAAAAGGTGAACGCGATCAAGAAATCGAAACTCCAAACCAAGAGCCGAAAAGCATCCATTAA
- the proC gene encoding pyrroline-5-carboxylate reductase: MDIQIGFIGFGKMAQAMAGGMLHSRLVKPEQIYVSMRTEKSKALAKQEFGIEAVSNNEVARSADVLFLAVAPYSYIEVIEEIKKDIKSDAIIVTIAAGITTGDVEKAFGKKMKVVRTMPNTPSLVGKGMTAVSLNTEVTDDEQKLVESLLSSFGKVEFISESLMDAIPAISGSSPAYVYMMIEAMADGGVSQGLSRDQSYQLAAQAVLGAAQMVLETGKHPGELKDQVTSPGGATIAAVSTLEQERFRGAILAAMESCTEKVKELGKK; encoded by the coding sequence ATGGATATACAAATCGGTTTTATTGGTTTTGGGAAAATGGCACAAGCAATGGCAGGCGGGATGCTCCACTCTCGTTTAGTTAAGCCAGAACAAATCTATGTGAGTATGCGTACGGAAAAGTCAAAAGCATTAGCGAAACAGGAGTTTGGAATTGAAGCAGTTTCTAATAATGAGGTAGCGCGTTCGGCGGACGTCTTGTTCTTAGCTGTTGCTCCATACAGTTACATAGAAGTTATTGAGGAAATTAAGAAAGATATCAAATCAGACGCAATCATCGTTACGATTGCAGCAGGTATTACGACCGGAGATGTTGAGAAAGCGTTCGGTAAAAAAATGAAGGTCGTGCGTACGATGCCTAACACACCATCCCTTGTTGGTAAAGGAATGACAGCTGTATCTTTGAACACTGAAGTAACAGATGATGAGCAGAAACTCGTTGAAAGTTTGCTAAGCAGTTTTGGAAAAGTGGAATTCATTTCTGAGTCATTGATGGATGCGATTCCGGCCATTAGCGGATCGTCACCTGCTTATGTGTACATGATGATTGAAGCGATGGCAGATGGCGGAGTAAGTCAAGGGCTATCAAGAGATCAATCTTATCAACTGGCAGCGCAGGCTGTGTTAGGCGCTGCACAGATGGTATTAGAAACAGGCAAACATCCAGGTGAGTTGAAGGATCAAGTCACTTCACCAGGCGGCGCAACGATCGCAGCTGTTTCAACGCTTGAACAAGAGCGTTTTCGCGGGGCAATACTCGCTGCTATGGAAAGCTGCACAGAGAAAGTTAAAGAATTGGGGAAAAAATAA
- a CDS encoding PTS glucose transporter subunit IIA produces MFNKLFGKKEVKKEETVVAPVTGKIVPIEEVPDPTFAQKMMGDGIAIEPSEGTVVSPVDGEIVQFFHTKHAIGIKSETGAEILIHVGLETVSMNGEGFEGYVNVGDKVKAGDRLLTFDIDLIKEKASSTITPIVITNGDAVESLDKRAASEAVKGETSLLQLKMK; encoded by the coding sequence ATGTTTAATAAATTATTTGGGAAAAAAGAAGTGAAAAAAGAAGAAACCGTAGTTGCTCCAGTAACGGGGAAAATTGTTCCGATAGAAGAAGTTCCAGATCCAACCTTTGCACAGAAAATGATGGGAGACGGAATCGCGATCGAACCATCTGAGGGTACTGTCGTTTCACCTGTTGATGGAGAAATTGTGCAGTTCTTTCATACGAAACATGCGATCGGCATCAAATCTGAAACCGGTGCAGAAATTCTTATTCATGTGGGCTTAGAAACAGTGAGCATGAATGGTGAAGGCTTTGAAGGCTACGTAAATGTGGGTGACAAAGTCAAGGCAGGCGATAGACTGTTAACCTTTGATATTGATTTAATCAAAGAAAAAGCATCCAGCACGATTACGCCGATTGTGATTACAAACGGTGATGCGGTTGAATCATTGGACAAGCGTGCAGCTTCTGAAGCAGTTAAAGGTGAAACCTCTCTGCTGCAGCTGAAAATGAAATAA